One window from the genome of Oryza glaberrima chromosome 3, OglaRS2, whole genome shotgun sequence encodes:
- the LOC127767414 gene encoding E3 ubiquitin-protein ligase SIRP1-like, producing the protein MEQGQGDRYWCHHCEEVIEPVEPDMKCPSCDSGFVEEMGSAGFEPSTNLRSDRISLWAPLLLGMMGGSSRRARLRRQIMEDDDDDDEDEDDEDDSDHELEDLFRRQRRGSSLVRLLQTLRDDLRGLDDIGRDSDRDRERERRERERLRERERERERMRERERERRRERTESLILINSNNEAIILQGTFGPDDNQDDSSNTSSGVSLGDYFLGPGLDILLQRLAESDLNRSGTPPAKKEAVEALPTVNIQEVLGCSVCLEDFEMGTEAKEMPCQHKFHSQCILPWLELHSSCPICRFQLPTEESKNPCESAGGIVSVNDDGDDAGTSSDVDSANQPGSPIFSALSALFSNPSSSSDDNAPHSSES; encoded by the coding sequence ATGGAACAAGGTCAGGGAGATAGATACTGGTGCCACCACTGCGAGGAAGTGATCGAACCTGTGGAGCCTGATATGAAGTGTCCTAGCTGTGACAGCGGGTTCGTGGAAGAGATGGGGTCTGCAGGCTTTGAGCCGTCGACCAACTTGAGGTCTGATCGTATCTCCCTCTGGGCACCACTGCTGCTCGGGATGATGGGAGGCTCATCGCGGCGAGCAAGGCTCCGAAGGCAGATCATggaggatgatgacgacgacgatgaggatgaggatgatgaagatgattcAGACCATGAGCTTGAAGACTTGTTTAGGAGGCAGAGGAGGGGCTCATCTCTTGTAAGGCTGCTCCAGACCCTCCGGGATGACTTGAGGGGCTTGGATGACATTGGCAGGGATAGTGACAGAGACAGGgaaagggagagaagggagagggagaggctgagggagcgggagagggagagggagaggatgagagagagggagagagaacgGAGGAGAGAAAGGACAGAAAGCTTGATACTGATCAACTCCAACAATGAGGCCATTATTCTCCAAGGAACATTTGGACCTGATGACAACCAGGATGACTCGAGCAATACAAGTTCTGGTGTTTCACTTGGTGACTACTTTCTTGGTCCTGGATTAGATATCCTCTTGCAGCGTTTGGCGGAAAGTGATCTTAATCGTTCTGGTACACCACCTGCCAAGAAGGAAGCTGTAGAAGCATTGCCAACTGTGAACATCCAGGAAGTGTTAGGCTGTTCTGTCTGTCTTGAGGATTTCGAAATGGGGACAGAAGCGAAGGAGATGCCTTGTCAACATAAGTTCCACTCCCAGTGCATACTTCCATGGCTGGAGCTACACAGTTCTTGCCCAATCTGTAGGTTTCAGTTGCCTACCGAGGAGTCGAAAAACCCATGTGAATCAGCCGGTGGAATTGTGTCAGTGAACGATGATGGAGATGATGCTGGTACAAGTAGTGACGTAGATAGTGCTAACCAACCTGGTAGTCCTATATTCTCTGCTTTGAGTGCACTTTTCTCAAATCCATCATCCTCATCTGATGATAATGCACCACACTCTTCTGAGAGCTGA
- the LOC127768086 gene encoding calmodulin-like protein 2: protein MSQFVATFEYCSLAVSVSSLLIRFVLHPLVRDAIILVMSRAGASSLSCALLGLLAHDDSALFAADDRCAGAVAVVEPPPPLRRECELCARRGGAGLSRHDVAAVVASLGMVAAGEDDDDDDDEACGVCEAVAAVEEMAEGKVAGEGELREAFYVFDRDEDGYVSAAELWNVMRRLGIEEGARYGDCVRMIAAYDGDGDGRISFQEFRAMMENAV from the coding sequence ATGTCGCAGTTTGTGGCGACGTTCGAGTACTGCAGCCTGGCCGTGTCGGTGTCGTCTCTCCTGATCAGGTTCGTCCTCCACCCGCTCGTCAGGGACGCCATCATCCTCGTCATGTCCAGAGCTGGCGCGAGCTCCCTCTCCTGCgccctcctcggcctcctcgcgCACGACGACAGCGccctcttcgccgccgacgATCGCTGCGCCGGCGCCGTAGCCGTCGTCGAGCCACCGCCTCCGCTGAGGCGGGAATGCGAGCTGTGCGCTCGtaggggcggcgccgggctgTCGCGCCACGACGTCGCGGCGGTCGTGGCGAGCCTCggcatggtcgccgccggcgaagatgacgacgacgacgacgacgaggcgtgcGGCGTgtgcgaggcggtggcggcggtggaggagatggcggaggggAAGGTGGCCGGGGAGGGCGAGCTGCGGGAGGCGTTCTACGTGTTCGACCGCGACGAGGACGGGTACGTGAGCGCGGCGGAGCTGTGGAACGTGATGCGGAGGCTGGGCATTGAGGAGGGCGCGCGGTACGGCGACTGCGTCAGGATGATCGCGGCgtacgacggcgacggcgatggccggaTCAGCTTCCAGGAGTTCAGAGCCATGATGGAGAACGCGGTTTAG
- the LOC127768087 gene encoding probable calcium-binding protein CML21 — MWQQLVASIDRGLVLSVSSLLIISRGVRAVSRALVRLALLLVHVVDEDDDYRYCAADAGDDGVVQPPRLRCCERCAAAPWLSRHDVAAVVASLGLVAADEDDEEGDHQAPCGACEAVAAVEKLAESKVAGEGELREAFRVFDRDGDGYVSAAELRSVLRRLGMEEGARHGDCVRMIAAHDGDGDGRISFQEFRAMMENAV; from the coding sequence ATGTGGCAGCAGCTGGTGGCGTCGATCGATCGCGGTCTCGTCTTGTCGGTGTCGTCTCTCCTGATCATTAGCAGAGGCGTGCGCGCCGTGTCTCGCGCGCTCGTTCgcctcgcgctcctcctcgtGCACGTCGTCGACGAGGATGACGACTATCGCTACTGCGCGGCCGAtgctggcgacgacggcgtcgtccAGCCTCCGCGGCTGCGTTGTTGCGAGCGGTGCGCTGCGGCGCCGTGGCTGTCGCGCCACGACGTCGCGGCGGTCGTGGCGAGCCTCggcctggtcgccgccgacgaggatgatgaggaAGGCGATCATCAGGCGCCGTGCGGCGCgtgcgaggcggtggcggcggtggagaagcTGGCGGAGAGCAAGGTGGCCGGGGAGGGCGAGCTGCGGGAGGCGTTCCGCGTGTTCGACCGCGACGGGGACGGGTACGTGAGCGCGGCGGAGCTGCGGAGCGTGCTGCGGAGGCTGGGCATGGAGGAGGGCGCGCGGCACGGCGACTGCGTCAGGATGATCGCggcgcacgacggcgacggcgacggccggatCAGCTTCCAAGAGTTCAGAGCCATGATGGAGAACGCGGTTTAG
- the LOC127769020 gene encoding uncharacterized protein LOC127769020: protein MVFVEAPLPPPSLSYEDVGNGDSNHTITMVVADVHSEPPLQGWWLPRVLACLRRKIEQLRPRHVVYLIGAAAIVTAGYTIYVFVKRRRRRRDVRPPLPGNGGQPPPGGDHPQAPKLKHLPDDRAASGGDDAEYDEDQGPGDGDETGGEGSAAYGLHDIAAFAVAFSNSPTGPTLLLNPEKSHFSIPWFERLTIFDVCPRPNLVESTSGSRDLQMVKFLRPGLGVLTRPLPTKYRSLGDNFCERVLTSLMHETLKAVVAQYNASQLIIPREVDEQEAQRAKFIVEKAEQHKRKAVITEQGEAKSALVEPATRRRRARDL, encoded by the exons ATGGTTTTCGTGGAAGCTCCCTTGCCGCCCCCAAGCTTGAGCTACGAAGATGTCGGGAACGGCGACTCCAACCACACCATCACCATGGTCGTCGCCGACGTCCACTCTGAGCCACCGCTTCAGGGGTGGTGGCTTCCACGAGTACTAGCGTGCTTGCGCCGGAAGATCGAGCAACTTCGTCCACGCCATGTCGTCTACTTGATCGGCGCCGCGGCGATCGTGACCGCAGGCTACACAATCTACGTGTTCGTCAAGCGGCGTCGTCGACGCCGAGATGTTCGTCCTCCTCTACCCGGGAATGGAGGCCAACCTCCACCTGGAGGTGACCATCCTCAAGCCCCTAAGCTCAAGCACCTTCCAGATGATAGAGCGGCTTCGGGTGGCGATGATGCAGAGTACGACGAGGATCAGGGccctggcgacggcgacgagacaGGTGGTGAGGGAAGCGCTGCCTACGGCCTCCACGACATCGCCGCGTTTGCTGTCGCCTTCAGCAACTCGCCTACAGGGCCAACCCTG TTGCTGAATCCTGAGAAGTCCCACTTCAGTATCCCGTGGTTCGAGAGGCTGACAATCTTTGATGTCTGCCCCCGCCCCAACCTCGTCGAGAGCACTTCTGGAAGCCGTGATCTCCAGATGGTAAAATTCT TGAGACCTGGTCTTGGTGTCCTTACAAGACCATTACCAACTAAGTACAGATCCCTGGGGGATAATTTCTGTGAGAGAGTTTTGACTTCACTTATGCATGAAACACTCAAAGCGGTGGTTGCACAGTACAATGCCAGTCAGCTTATCATACCCAGAGAA GTCGATGAACAAGAAGCTCAGCGTGCAAAGTTCATTGTTGAGAAGGCTGAACAACATAAGAGGAAGGCAGTCATTACAGAACAG GGTGAAGCTAAGAGTGCATTGGTCGAGCCTGCAactagaagaagaagagctcgGGATCTTTGA